From Saccopteryx leptura isolate mSacLep1 chromosome 3, mSacLep1_pri_phased_curated, whole genome shotgun sequence, one genomic window encodes:
- the TSHB gene encoding thyrotropin subunit beta — protein sequence MTAIFLMSVLFGLACGQAMSFCIPTEYMMHVEKGECDYCLTINTTICAGYCMTRDINGKLFLPKYALSQDVCTYGDFTYKTVEIPGCPRHISPYFSYPIAVSCKCGKCNTDYSDCVHEAIKTNYCTKPQQSYLVGFSI from the exons ATGACTGCTATCTTCCTGATGTCTGTGCTTTTTGGCCTTGCATGTGGGCAAGCAATGTCTTTTTGTATTCCAACTGAGTATATGATGCACGTCGAAAAGGGAGAGTGTGATTATTGCCTAACCATCAATACCACCATCTGTGCTGGATATTGTATGACACGG GATATCAATGGCAAACTGTTTCTTCCCAAATATGCCCTGTCCCAGGATGTTTGTACATATGGAGACTTCACATACAAGACTGTAGAAATACCAGGGTGCCCACGCCACATTAGTCCTTATTTCTCCTATCCCATAGCTGTCAGCTGTAAGTGTGGCAAGTGTAATACTGACTACAGTGACTGTGTCCATGAGGCCATCAAGACAAACTACTGTACCAAACCTCAGCAATCCTATCTGGTGGGGTTTTCTATCTAA